A region of the Clupea harengus chromosome 7, Ch_v2.0.2, whole genome shotgun sequence genome:
CATCTGTGCCATTTTGTGTTTGCTACACTAGAGTGTAGCCTGGCTGGATGGCTGAGCGTGAAAAATGGgtcagtaaaaaatgtaatcGGTACACTTATGAAGTTGCATCAATCTTGGCTTGCATGTACAATCGAGCTTTTAGCAGCATCCATCCCACTCAGAATGCATAATCAATAAACACATTGTTGCTGCGAAATATAAACTGGCTGCATACGTGCTCTAGCCAAGTATTGTTTTTAAGATGGATTTGAGATTGTTTTGGATGGTTCAtgatttattgtattttctttccaGTAGGAATCTGCCTGTATGGCTGGGTGAAGATAAAAACCTGAAAGTGATTTGAAGTCAGATCATGTAGTGATAGATTTATGAACACACTCCTTGGATGTGTGATTTTCAACACTTCAGCTCTAGCTGTCATGAGtccagacacacaacacagaccgATCAATATACAGCTCTCTAGCTCTCTACTGCTCACATGTACTTCTCTGAAAAAGGGACCTACATGATTATGCATGCACTCGGTGACTCatgcactcacgcactcaccttcctcactcacacacacacacacacacacacacacacacacacacacacacaacccatctaGCCGTGAAGACTCACTTCTCCTTCTCGATCTCCATTGACAGGCGTTTCATGTCGGTGTCTTTGAAGTCGAAGCTGAGGTTCTCCGTGCTGAAGTTGAAGTTGGGGATGTCAGGGGGCATGGCGTTGGCAGACGGGGGCGGGGGCTGGAGCAGGACCAAGACGGACGGGTCAGGAGCAGAGAAACGAGTTATGGCCTGGCAGAAATTAGCCCCCTTTTTGAACCACGGCCATTGCCACATCCCAACCCTTAAAGTCTTGACCATATGGCTCTTAAATGAGTTCAAGCGGAGCTTGCTGTTTATATCCAGAAACGGCTGTCAGTGTTGGGGGCTTATGAGGAAGCGGAGACAGAATCAGAGCACGGCGCCTAAAATCCATACCATTCCTTCTCATGTGGAAGTGGTCTACCTGCAAACTAAAATGGCCCTGTCTGTCGAGGCTGTGTGAGGGAAAAAATCACATTAAATTAAACTTGGTGCCTGAAATTGCTTCTTAATTGCTGTTTAAACCAATTTTGGGTTTCCTTCCCCCAGGTGCTGTGCAAAGTGCATTTAGCTCCCAACTGACTTTCCCAGTGTGATGCCATTTGCCTCTCTGCCCatctaaatctctctctttctgcccatctaaatctctctctctttctgtccatcaacctctcctccatttccctctctctttctgcttatCCGTCTCgatcactgtctctcactcccagCAGTACAAGCTTTTGTTGGCAGTTTGTGCCAGTTCAATCCTTGGTGGCCAATTCCATTTTGCCCAGATGCCATAACATAAAAGATCCATTATTTACATAAAACATAATATGATCCTCTGGGTCAGTCATTTCCAATTTAACTATGCTTCCAAACTGTAATGAGCTCTACTTCATGCTGTTTTATCATTGGTTGGGTTTGATGTTGTGTATTGACTGGCAGTGTTTACCGTGTAGGGAGATTTGCTAGTGATCTCCAGTAACTTGTTCTTGGCCCGCCGCTCTGACTCTCGAGCCTTGTGTAAGTCCTGCTTTAACTGGTCTGCCTCCTTGGTCCTgtggacggacggacagacggacggacacagacagacacacacacacacacacacacacacaccacacacacggtgtCAGCAGGTCTACTTTTCTTAAGGGCTGCTGATACACCTGGAGACAACAAAACCATTCACAGGTAAAACTGCTGGGTTATAAGACCATAGGCTAATTACCTTGTGAATGTCAATATCAAACAATGATATTATTCGCTTTTTCCAAACCTGCCCTTGTAAGGTAGTAATGCAAAACCCTGTAACTTGGATAATAATGTCATATCATGTTTTAAAGTTCTAATTAAAAATGCCATTGGGTGCACACGGCTAAGTGTTCTACAGCATCTCCTTGAACATCAGTCGAAGTCATTTGTCTGCAGCTGCTGTTCTTTGTGCCTTTATCCCCTGCCTTTTCAAACTAGGATacattattaaataaataaacatgctcTAATGCAATTAAACAGTGCAATTAAACAGTGCGTTAAACAGTGCGGTGAGCAAATTAGCATTTGGAAAAAACTGTAGCAACACCCTGCtacaaacacaattacacaattACCTGTGGTTCGCACTATGGTAATTTCTTAATCTAAATTTATGAGTATGGAAATTTGAGACTAAGGCTACTAATTCCTTGAAATGAAACTTTATTGTAAGATTTTACATCACTACACTACATACTGTGAGTGGGTAGATGAACGGACGGACAGATGGATGGTTAGACCATTAGATAGGTGAACTTACAGATAGGTACAACATTTACATGGTTCTAACTCTTCCGAGAATGTGATTACCACATCACAGTGGACACGTACAATGcttatatctgtctgtgtttgcgcatgtaggtgagagagagacagcgagagactTACCTCCTGTCCGACTCCTCTGCCATCTTGAGGGCCAGCATCTCGGCCTCCAGCATCTTCTGCTGCAtgatccttctctcctcctcggTGCGGATGGCCGTCACCTTGATGCGCTGCATCTCCTGCTCAGCCTCGGCTGCCTTCTGCGCCAGCAGCTTGGCCTCTTCCTCTGCGATCTGGGCCTTCTCCGCCAGCAGGTCCGCCGTCTCCTCAGAGCGCAGCTGACAAGACAGAAGCAATCGCTCTCAGATGCCAGCTCTGTCTCCATGCGACTAGCACTTCCATATGCAATGACaaactgaatatgaatatgGCCACTGGTAAGGTTCCTGATCTGGTTGCTCAGTTGCCACTGTGCAGTTTAAAgtgtaactgttttttttttagctaggAACTAAATGACTGTATATTACTGTagtgtgatgaaacacatcaatgctggcgTTTATAAAAATCTgtattttatgggttgaaaatggctcaacacgccatctactgtgTGAAGTCATCCCGAACCTTGCAAGGCCGATGGTGAAGAGTCAACCGTATGGGACTATACGTCATGAAATGGGCGGCCTACCAGtcacattttcatttgctgatcgaGACTCATCATTCACCGAAGTTTACGCCTCAACCCCAGCCCCTCCCAGCCCCTTGCCCACCTTTTAACATTTTTCAAAAAGATGCAGTGGGGGAGCGGGGATGAAGTAACACTTTAATATAGACCAAACTGAGACCTAGCTCTAGTCATTgagcctcattctcgaacatttctTAAATATGCTCTTCGAAAGACCATcataagaaaagatctccgccggattcatgaacgcctggaaaatgtgttcttaaaccgccaaagtgtctgtagctgtgcactgatttttAAATTGAACGCGCAATCTCGTGCACCTGAAttttcatacagaaacgccccgccagctcatATATAAGGGCTTATAAGGGCTGAAGAGATGTGTGCAcgatccacagactccacaggcaacgcaaaAGCAACTttagactgatcaaaatcatgtcaaagcggaaggcgagcaccggtcgagtaaacgcagaccttCAGAACTTCagcggtgcagaggtggaggtactgttgcagaatgtagatgtgtccattctattccactatggctatatccacgcgattttGTTCTTAActtgttcttaactgcgttcgagattGAGGCCCAATATTATTCAAGTCAGTCTTGATGCAACAATTTTGCATGAGACTTGGTGCGAATTTTCCAGTTGCACTGGGTATTTGAGGAGAGTTAATTCAATTTAACCGTTGACTGAATTTAATTGATCTGATGGGTATGTGTAGCAGTCAGAGGAATCCATTATCCATTACTGTGCTAATGACTATTAAAAGGGTCATTTGTGGAACTTCAGTATAccaaccagtggcggctcctgaaaaaattctcagggggggcaatttttttttataatgattaaggcgacccattcagtaagtacattaagttagctgattaactcatacagcaatacctttttgtccactattggcagcacacaacagtaatatgtcccctcttgctacatagctagagtagcaagttacaggtggaaagctatagaagaaagttgcatccaggagccttcataagcaaacatgatgtggctccacattaaattatcccactttttcattatccacgtgtctcaaatgttgtatgatgtaacatagcttaacaggacacatgatatgtccagtaacatcataaagaaggggtaacataagtcaaaaacaacaatatttattgactgatcttgaaagtattggcttacaaaagcaaaataagtcatcacataaaaaattattcagtgttagtgcaagaagcgaactgtgaaacacactgtaaaacctatgaaaagtgacagtggtatatgaaatacagaccgcattagccacgcgattttcttttgttccaattcttggatgtaggatttccctccctttgtagaaacctgttgaatggatacatttggtctaggaagtcctaattgttttgttgtcaatttatcttcattagtacgccgactaaaaaggagtttctgtcaaagagcgaatcgagttattgcactggacagggcagccatcttgacagaatatgcctccgtcgaagctgtatgacgttcgtataggcttttacgtccactacttatgacaagaccaggaggggcgagccctcccggaagccatagagaatgcattgagagctctgttttgtgaaaaaaatggatttaacatgggagtcaatgggagaggtctggggcgattttcatttcgccccaaatcgccccagaaggggtggggccatttgaagcacgactttaggctgactgaacgactgttacctgattcgacaatgacatacagagacagatcagacggtctagtggtagaatccgacagaaaaaaaatattacatttaaatgtacgtgtcatttacgcgacttacaaggatattgcgtttatacataaggaggttttttttttttttttttccttttcccctaggcagtgcgtcgccccaatcgcccttatggacgagccgcccctgatACCAAcccataagaaaagaaaagaaaaaaatcggTAATTTGACTTTTAGTTTGCTGGGGAATATAACTGCAATCAGCAATGAGGGGCCAAGCAGGCCAGAGTTGCCATGGAGACTTGATGTCGAGGGCATGGATGTAAGCACTCACAGCTAGAGGCTTCTGGCTTGGCCTAAATATCATCTGTGCCAATTTTGGTGAAGATTGGACACATTTTGTGGCCTGTGAAAAAAGtgtaatctttttttataaaatcCAATACGGCAGATATTGACATCATGGGTGCGCTGAACTCggcttgatccaaggaatccaacgGTGgctcatttgtttttaaatcggCCCTAATTAGGAGCTTATCTAGAAGAACGCAGACTTTTACACAAGATAGTTGAGGTTGTGGGGTCATTTTTGCTTCCGCTGTGCTAGTATGAACAACAATCCATGCTCCGTGCTTTACTGACTGTTAGCGAAGAGAAGAGGAATTTAAAAAGCGCACTGGCTAAAAATACATCACTTTTATCTGCTtggaagagatggagatggcCAGAAGCAggtttataaaatataaaaaagaatgGGCATCACATATACACCCAACGGTGCTTCAGAGCAGTTTTCGAGTaagcacagacaaaaacatcCATTTCAAACAGTGTCTTGTGCGCTGAACTccacaaacaaaagacaaaagattGCCAACAGGTACACTTGGGAGAACTACACACAATTGATAAAGCACAAACACCGCATTGACTTTTGAGTCGCTGGCGGTACGGCAGCAACAGATGGGCAACGGGGTAGGAGGTTAGAggtcaggtcagaggtcatcgcTCACCAGGGCCTCGTTGGCCATGTGGGCCTCGTCCTGCAGCTGCATCAGGCGTCTCTCCAGCTCGTCGCGCGCACGCTCCGCCTCCTCACGCAGCTGCTTCTCATGGTCCAGACGCTGACGCTccatctgcagagagagagagagagagagagagagaggttacagCAGGGTAGGAATGGTATATGGTAATGTTGActaacatgtctgtgtctgcatgcttgtgtgtatgtatgtttgagagagtgtgtctgcatgtgtgtgtacgtcagcTGGTACATTagtatctgtgaatgtgtgccaGCTGGTCTGTTGATTcatgcatactgtatatgtgaatgtctctgtgtgcatgtgagagagagctggtgtcCAATAtgaatgtgcaaatgtgtgtgggtgtgtgtgggtgtgtgtgtgtgtgagcttgtgtgtgtgtgggcataagCTTGCGGTTACGTGATCATGGTGGAGTGGCAGCCGAGTGTCGGTTGCTGCTCACCTGTTTGCGCGCCTTCTCCTCGCGCGCCTGCGCCTTCATTTGCTGCACCTCCAGGGAGTCCACCCGCCGCCTCCTCATGAACAGGTCGTGGTTCCCAATGCACAGCTGCAGGATCTACacaaggaggagggggtggaggaagaggaggaggaagaggaggagaaggagaaggaggccaCCAACTCATCAACACTTCAGCACTACACCAGCTGAGCCACTCGTCAAGAGAACCTCTGTGATTAAACTACAGTGGGTGTCTAGGGCCCGACAGGTATCTTTCACGCTGCTCATAATGTGGTCATTAAACTTTAGCCAGGCATATGTAGGGCAGTGGCTTCCAGCTTGGCTCGTAGAGAGATAATAAGCATAATAAGAGGCAAGATGTGCAGCCCcactttaaaataaaacatcccCGTGGTCCATCAAGCCAACCACAGGTGGGTTAGATTAaaggtgatattaaggggttgggCATTGCAGCAAAGCTCCATGGAATTTGGCTGGATTGCAGTCTGATGAAATGTGTTGAAACGCAGCCCGTACAGCTACACCCCACTGACAGTGGCCCCCGGGCGTGCGGCCAAGGTGCCAGACATGCGGCTTCACTCACCAGCTTGTTCACCCGGAGTTTGGTGGAGTTGAACTTGAACACGTTGGTCTTCTTATCCAGGGGCTTAATGGCAAACTGAGACCACACAAAACGAGAGATTTTGTATTTAAAGCTTGCAACTTGAAGAATCAattatgaggggggggggggcatttgtcTCACCTCAGAGGAAGGCAACGTACCTCTTTATCACTGTAGGAGATGTTGCGGATTTCGTTCCAGAGGAAGGAGATTTTGGGGGTGAGTCTGTTGTCTGGGTCATAGATATGCAAACCCACTGCATCCACACCCAGCAACAGGTCGGTTCCCTTTTTATTCTgtgcacagacatcacagtAGAAACAGGTAAATATGAGTTCATCTAGGTATGGCCTTCACAGTAACACTCTTTGGTCCTACACCTCAGCATTAAGACAAGCTCAAgcaactcagacagacagaagcaaTGTAGATGTTGTAAGCAAGAAGGATGTTGAAAGTAAGCACTGTATTTAGAATACATCTCTGAGACATCTCTATATTTAAAGTAACTGGGTAAACGGAGTGACTGAGTAAAACTGAGTAAAAGCACATTACTGAGGTTCACTAAGTTAGTGTAAATGGATGGGAACAACACGAGGCCTGACTGCACATTCATTTCCACACAAATGCACCGCAGCAGCCCCAGCTCCCTCAACTCCTTCTGAGAGCGGTTCAGACACTCGGCCCAGACTCACTGCCAGGTGGGAGAGTCACCTTACCCTAATGAAGAAGTAATTGACCCCATACATCTCCAGGTCCTGAGCAATCTTTAAGTACTCCATCTCCGCTTCGTCCCTGGTTCAGAGAATAGTAAATCGACCACGGGAGTAAATGAAGGGCATAAAGGGGTGGAAGAAAAGTGCAGTCATTAGTGTCTTATCTGCCATTTATCGAACTGCAACATAGAATTAAAGGTTCAGTTTGTAATAATTGGACGTTCCTCAAAGGTCACACATTAAAGATCTCAGCTCACATCCGAGCAGCAATGAATCTTTTGTATAAGAATGATTAGGCCTACAAACTCCTGGTGCCACAGCCAATGCATGCTGATGAGGACTCCAGAACATTCCGCCAATTACCTTGTTCTCCCACGGTGTTCGGCATAGCATGCTGTGATCCTCTCTTCCCACATCTCAGGTGTCATCTGGTAAAGGTTTATCACCTGGAGACAGGGCAACGCATAGCATTATAGCTTTACTGCATTCATCTGATGCTGGCATTTGAATGCATGTCACTACCTGGGCTTCAGTGGAATTCACTGAATTCAGTGCTCTGGTATTCAGTGGGTCTGAATGGCTTGTGAGGGACCTTTGTGCACCTGTCC
Encoded here:
- the nf2a gene encoding neurofibromin 2a (merlin) isoform X2; this translates as MPQVKRKILEEEIYCPPEASVLLASYAVQAKYGDYDPNVHKPGFLAQEELLPKRVINLYQMTPEMWEERITACYAEHRGRTRDEAEMEYLKIAQDLEMYGVNYFFIRNKKGTDLLLGVDAVGLHIYDPDNRLTPKISFLWNEIRNISYSDKEFAIKPLDKKTNVFKFNSTKLRVNKLILQLCIGNHDLFMRRRRVDSLEVQQMKAQAREEKARKQMERQRLDHEKQLREEAERARDELERRLMQLQDEAHMANEALLRSEETADLLAEKAQIAEEEAKLLAQKAAEAEQEMQRIKVTAIRTEEERRIMQQKMLEAEMLALKMAEESDRRTKEADQLKQDLHKARESERRAKNKLLEITSKSPYTPPPPSANAMPPDIPNFNFSTENLSFDFKDTDMKRLSMEIEKEKVEYMEKSKHLQLQLNELKTEIESLKLRERETPLDILHNENTEKGTSKQSNFKKLTLQSTKTRVAYFEEL
- the nf2a gene encoding neurofibromin 2a (merlin) isoform X1 translates to MASAIASKIGLYSLRRKQAKTFNVQIATMDADMEFSCEVKWKGKDLFDRVCRTIGLRETWFFGLQYNVKDTVAWLKMDKKVLDHDIPKEEPILLYFLAKFYPENAEDELVQDITQHLFFLQVKRKILEEEIYCPPEASVLLASYAVQAKYGDYDPNVHKPGFLAQEELLPKRVINLYQMTPEMWEERITACYAEHRGRTRDEAEMEYLKIAQDLEMYGVNYFFIRNKKGTDLLLGVDAVGLHIYDPDNRLTPKISFLWNEIRNISYSDKEFAIKPLDKKTNVFKFNSTKLRVNKLILQLCIGNHDLFMRRRRVDSLEVQQMKAQAREEKARKQMERQRLDHEKQLREEAERARDELERRLMQLQDEAHMANEALLRSEETADLLAEKAQIAEEEAKLLAQKAAEAEQEMQRIKVTAIRTEEERRIMQQKMLEAEMLALKMAEESDRRTKEADQLKQDLHKARESERRAKNKLLEITSKSPYTPPPPSANAMPPDIPNFNFSTENLSFDFKDTDMKRLSMEIEKEKVEYMEKSKHLQLQLNELKTEIESLKLRERETPLDILHNENTEKGTSKQSNFKKLTLQSTKTRVAYFEEL